A single genomic interval of Megalobrama amblycephala isolate DHTTF-2021 linkage group LG17, ASM1881202v1, whole genome shotgun sequence harbors:
- the LOC125251073 gene encoding uncharacterized protein LOC125251073, whose protein sequence is MGAMRKALLFCLFLASVSSVKDQINNINELKKCGYGSASPRHGLQLLFWFAQRVDVDQNNQFHLNFTPNQNAYGFHYFGNGEELLPPLNPGQTYYSFGKLSGPSVNTFPRYVLNYYLQRYNTITEKQERNMDRLMVSLDNKTKRRIFRVFITAHNPGSNDFNPNETYEINLELILQIRESYCNDNVIFRTTQHYDDDDEEEEKRCRQFLTETGYSSNVCTTLNKRRMKRSPYPQCNAYEGIKLEIKTTTQGYAKLIWENIPADIMKNNNYIYIDICQNTYSSDPNEDPTQVGKEYFDIHKSSGALDTSVSLNAGLQPRLRLYTSYISNALFWYGPEFDGANKVIPTRIKGLDASLQLYAGHGKACARLYIEKTFSKWEDVLYYSWVGFYKSSQDENDDYYTYQYAVKFPKINNYITDNYDVYQYNSSLTIAPGVQIRFLLDKKYNNVLAQTTPWERNQQVTSVCDKGNLWPKPSSTWSDPEFFYEPEFYDANNVLPIKIQMYDAGLQLFTKDGKACARLYIKKTFTDWDTTFYYSWVGFYTSSQEAHKYYSTYQYAVNFEKMGDGTENFDVYQFKSELAIAPGVQVRFLMDKSYDKKLVETEPWKSG, encoded by the coding sequence ATGGGTGCCATGAGGAAAGCTCTGCTCTTCTGCCTCTTCTTGGCGAGCGTCTCTTCTGTGAAAGAccaaattaacaatattaatgaATTGAAAAAATGTGGCTATGGAAGTGCTAGTCCACGTCATGGACTCCAGTTATTGTTCTGGTTTGCCCAAAGAGTAGATGTTGATCAAAACAATCAATTCCATTTGAATTTTACTCCTAATCAAAACGCCTATGGATTCCATTATTTTGGAAATGGAGAGGAACTTCTTCCCCCTTTGAACCCTGGGCAGACTTACTATTCTTTTGGTAAACTAAGTGGTCCTAGTGTCAATACATTCCCGAGGTATGTGCTGAATTATTATCTGCAGAGATATAACACCATCACAGAGAAACAAGAAAGAAACATGGACAGGCTTATGGTCTCTTTGGACAATAAGACAAAACGCAGGATATTCAGGGTGTTTATTACAGCACATAACCCTGGCTCGAATGACTTTAATCCTAATGAGACTTATGAGATCAATCTTGAGTTGATCTTGCAGATAAGAGAATCCTATTGCAATGACAATGTTATTTTCAGAACAACACAACATTATGATGATGACgatgaagaagaagagaaaagaTGCCGTCAGTTTTTGACAGAAACAGGGTATAGCAGCAACGTCTGTACAACACTGAACAAACGCCGAATGAAACGCTCACCCTATCCCCAGTGCAATGCATATGAGGGAATTAAACTAGAGATTAAAACAACTACACAAGGTTATGCAAAACTTATATGGGAGAATATACCTGCTGAcataatgaaaaacaataactatatatACATTGATATTTGCCAAAACACTTATTCCAGTGATCCTAATGAAGATCCTACACAGGTCGGGAAAGAATATTTTGATATTCATAAATCATCTGGGGCTTTAGACACTTCTGTCTCCCTGAATGCTGGTCTCCAACCCCGACTGCGACTTTACACATCATATATTAGCAATGCATTATTTTGGTATGGACCAGAGTTTGATGGAGCAAACAAAGTGATCCCCACTAGAATAAAAGGGCTTGACGCCAGCCTGCAACTCTATGCTGGACACGGAAAAGCCTGTGCTCGACTCTACATCGAGAAAACCTTCAGTAAATGGGAGGATGTTCTTTATTATTCGTGGGTTGGGTTCTACAAAAGTTCACAAGATGAAAATGATGACTATTACACATATCAATATGCCGTGAAGTTTCCAAAGATTAATAACTATATCACAGACAATTATGATGTTTACCAGTACAATTCCAGTTTGACTATTGCTCCTGGAGTTCAAATCCGCTTCTTGCTGgacaaaaaatataacaatgTTTTAGCACAAACTACGCCCTGGGAGAGAAATCAACAAGTGACATCAGTTTGTGACAAAGGGAATCTTTGGCCTAAACCCTCATCAACCTGGTCTGATCCAGAATTCTTTTATGAACCAGAGTTCTATGATGCTAACAATGTCCTCCCTATAAAAATACAGATGTATGATGCCGGTCTGCAGCTCTTCACCAAAGACGGTAAAGCCTGTGCTCGGCTTTATATCAAGAAGACTTTCACAGACTGGGACACTACCTTCTACTACTCATGGGTGGGGTTTTACACTAGTTCACAAGAAGCACATAAATATTACAGCACATATCAATATGCTGTGAATTTTGAAAAGATGGGGGATGGTACCGaaaattttgatgtttatcaGTTCAAATCTGAATTGGCTATTGCACCCGGAGTACAGGTCCGTTTCCTGATGGACAAGAGCTATGATAAAAAATTAGTGGAAACTGAGCCCTGGAAGAGTGGATAA